The Bosea sp. 685 DNA window AGTCGACCGTGCTCTGGAGCGTTTGAGCGCGCCGCGCCGACAGCTGTTCGATCAAGCGGTCGATCGCCGAGATCTGCGAGGTATGAGCTCCGCTGTCCATGCCGAAGCGGTCCATCGCCGTCTGATAGGCGAATATCGCCTTGCTACCGAGGGCCATGGCTGAAACTTGGTTGCCACGCCGAGCCTGCTCGACTGACAGCATGTCCAGGATCGACCCGTCATTCGCGAACCGGCCATCGGTTTCCAGCAGCAATTGCTGAAACTCAGCCTCGCTGATCCTGCTCGGATCTTGCAGGAACTGATATCCGACGCTGCGGGCCGATTTGGTGGCGACGAAGCTGATCTTCTCCAGATCGTAGCCAAGCTCCGCAGGCAATGCCGGGTCGAGCCGGGACCAGAAGTCCAAAACGATGCTCTTGTCCAGCGAGCACTCCAGCCGACGGTAGGCCTCGACATCCTCCGGGGCGAAGGCCAGCGACATCGGAACCGAAGTGACATGCTCGCTGCATTTGCTGGCCGCCCCGACCCCAATGATGCCGCCGAGATAATCAGCGCCACTATCCAGGGTCGCCTCATAAGACACGAGCGCCCCGTGCCCCGCAGCGCAGACCGCGCTCCACCCGCTATAGTAATGCGAGAACACGTCGGCGAAGGATGCAGGGCTGTCCAAGCCATCCTTGAAGAACTCAGTGCGCCGGGTGACCAGGTCGCGCGGCGAATGAAGCAGGCAGCTCTGCAGCCACATCACCGGATGGCGCGTGACAACCAGAAATCGCTTGCCCTCCATCTCGTCGGCGCATTCGCTGACGAAGGCGTGCTTCCAGACGCCCGACTGCGCGATGACATCGATCCCGAACCGCTCCCGGATCAGGTTGCTGACGTAATTCGTTCCGGACCGTTGGAGGCCAACCAGGGCCATCAAGGTGGTGGTCGTAGACATCAATTCCCCGGTAGCATCAAAATTTGATGCTACCTAACTACCTGAAATGCAACTTTTGGGAAGCCATGCCCCGAGCAATTTGGTTGCCCAATATGTCCAGAATAGCGGCCTACCGTTGTTCCGGCCGCATGACGGAGTACCAGCCAATGCGGATTGGGCGCCCAACCGCTCCCCGGCAGCATCAAATTATGATGCTGCCTAAGAGCCCACCTTACGAATGATGATGCCGAAGCATGTCGCAGGAAATCCGTCGACCAGCAGCTTCATGTGAGCCACGCTTTCGTTCCATTCCTCCGCCAGAGCGGCACTCATCTGGTGCGCATAGGGGGGAACGTCGATAAATCTATCCATAGGCTTATTGCCGACCGACAGGTCCAGCGGCGCACATTGATGACCGAGAGCCGTCAAGCGAGCATAGACCTGCTGAAAATGCTTCCGCAGGAATAGGACCGTGCCCCAGTTATCAATCGTCAGATCATCATGGGCGAAGTTGTATTCAGTCGTATGGATAGCCAAGCCCCCCGGTTTCAGAACATCAAGGGAGCGCTCGATAAAATTCAAGCCATTCTCGATCGTACCGAGATGTTCCAGGGCGCAGATCGACCAGCAAAAATCATAATCCCGAACATCGCTCGGAATATCATTCATATCGACATATCGCAGCCGAACCTTCTCATCAAAGGTCTTGCGATCGACTAGATGCGGATGGAAAGCGCTATCCGGTCCCTTGGTGTGTTGCGCAGTATTTGCCCATCCAGAAGCGCGCGCGTCGTCAGGCGCCAGATCGGTCACCAGGATGTCGACGCCTTTGGCCGCAAAATAGCTCGGCAATGCCTCTTCGCCGCAACCGAAGCCAACTCCTCGCTTGCCGGGAACCATCATTCCGTTCTCGTAGATAGCCTGCATCGCGTAGGCAAGCTCCCAGACCTTTCGGTGGAAGATCAGCCGCATTCCCAATTCATTGCACCAGTGCCGCGCCCAATCCGATTCCAGATCGGCCTGAGTGCTCGCCTTCGATTTCAGGCCTACGTGACGTGCACTCGTCTTCCCAGCCGGCAAACCTGCAGCCAAGCTCCTGGCCAGCTCGTAGCCCATGTTCTTGACGGAAAAACAGATGCCGGGAAGGTTGCGCACGATCTCAGATAGCGCATTGATATTGGGCTGCTCGTGAGGACCGATGAGTTGAACGGCTGCTTTCAGCCTGTCTTCAAACGAGATTTCGGGAAAGGGCGGCTTCTTTTTGGAAGTTGAGGCGGACATGACTACCCGGTCGTGGAGGATCGCCTGCAACGTAGCTCACTATAGTCGGAACTCCAATGCAACGATCAGAGCTTTTCGGCTATATGGAATCAGGACACTAGACGCCGATCAGACCGTGAGTGAAGAGTGCGGCATCAAGAGACCGCAGCCTCGCCTCGAGCGCCGCGATACGGTTGAGCGCGCTTTGCAGATCGGACTGCGTGTAGGCGGCGGACGCAGTGCCTGCCGCCGCAGCCGCGAGCACAGCCTTGCTGCCAGTGCCCGTCATCGCGGTCCAACCGGTATCGCGAGCGCCGACGACTTGAATGTTGTTGACGAAGTAAGCGCGCCCGGTCGGAAGTTTGAAGCCCAATGTGTCCAGACGGCCTTTCTCGACCGCTGCGTTGGACCGCCAAATATTTGCGTCAACGTCGTTATATTCGATCGTGATCGCGCCGCCGCCATTCACGACGTAATAGGGCGCGCCCGAATTGTCGATCACTGATCCGGATCGGAAGGAATTCGCCGTTCCCGTTGACAAAGTCCACTTGGCTTGAGCGCTCACGCCAGTGGCGTCGTTAATGATTTGATACTGCACGGCTCCCGCTATGGTGGTGCGGATAACGTCGGTTCCGAGGAACGATTTCGTCGCTACGCCTAGCCTGTTAATGCCACCGCCAAGCAGAATGCTTGAACCGGAGGCGTTGTTCTGCATTTCTCCCGTGACGCATCCAAAGCAATTGTTACCATCCGCGAACACGCGAACGGCTCCGCTCGCTACGGTAACTGCATAACTGTGATTTACCGTCGTGCCCCAATACGAACCGATATTGTTGCCGCTGATCAGGATATCGGACGCGACTGCGCCGATGGCAATGGCTGGCGCGGAACCGCTCCCGGCATTCGCGCCGCCGGCCAGGGTAACACCGACCACGGTAAGATTTTTGGCGTTGTAACTCAGGAGCACACCCTGGCCGCCGGAGATGCGCCCGCCATCAAACCGCCAACTGCTCGTATACGATGCGCCGGTGTCAGGGCTGACATCGATAACGGGCCCGCTCGCGGAAGACAGGCAGAACAGATCGCAATTGGTGAAATTGATCTGCCGCCCCGAGCTCGCGGAAATGACTTTTCTGGTCGTTCCGTCGACCTCCAGATCAAACGCGTAGAGGAACGACGGAAAATTAGCCGCAGATGCGGCGGTGTTCTTGATAACGAATGCGTCGCGCGCACCGATGATGCTGCTTCCGAAGATGCGCAGCGTGTGCGCCGCGCCGTCCCATTCGATGCCGTCCGCACCAGTCGTGCCGCATTGGAGCACCGAATTGATGATAGTCAGCACGTCGGATCGGCCAGACCCATCGCCGGGAGCTCTGAAGCGCAACGCAAACTGCCCGCTTTCTACAATATTCGCTTGGCAGAAATACGTCATAACGTTGTTTACAAAATTAAAATCGTACGGCTGATAGGCGTTATTTACCTGAACTCGATCGAGAAGGACGTTATTAGCCTTATACAGCTTGATCGTTGTTCCGCCGGTTTTGCCGGAGTGGTCGATCAGTCCCCTTCGGATAGTAATATTATACACGCCAGCGCTGCCAATGCTTGTCCCATCGACCGAGATGCAATCAAGCGCACCGTTGACGAACACCAGCTTCGTTAGCGCCGTTTCAAACTCAAGCGTGACACCGTGACCTGTGATATTCAGCGTTCCGGCGCAGCGATAGTACGGCTCAGAGCGCGGGAAATACACGATGCCGCCGGCCGAGAACGTTTGCGCGAAATCGATCGCCCTCTGGATCGCTGCCGTATCGTCAGCTGCACCATCGCCGACCGCCCCGAAATCCTTCACGCTGATCGAAAACTCCTTCAGCTTGGCGTCCATGGTGCGCGCGACCGCACCCGTGCCATTCTGAAGCCAGGTTCCCGATTTGGCATTCACCAGGATGCTCTGCTTGGTACGCAGCGGCGACATGACCTTCTCAGTATCGATCCCGGCTTCTGCCTCTCCCTGCGTGGCGTAGTCATCTTCCGCCAGCGGTGGCCCGACAAGGCCGGGGCGAAACCGCATTCTCAGCGACGATGGTCCGCGCGCGACGATGCTGACATCGGGCATCAGAAATTCCCCTCGGTAATGGTGACTGAACCGTCGAAGACCTGGATCGTCTTGCCGGTTGCGGTGTGGGTGATGCGGCAGCCATGCCGGTATTGACCGGCACAGAGGCGCATCGCTTCAGGCGGCTGAAAGGTGATGGTGTTTTCGCTGGAATCGACAGCCAGGCCATCGCCGCCGGTGAGCGACAGGACCGGACGGCGGTCGCGCTTCAGCTCATAGGCATAGGCGTAGTCAGCCCACGGGAAATCGGAGCCGTCCGCGAGCCTCCATTCGCAGGTGAATGCGAAGGTCTCGTCATCGGTAGCGGAAACATTGACCTGATAGGCAGCACCGGCCATGGCGGCTCCTCATGGAAAAAGCCGCCCGGTGAGGGCGGCTCGGGGTGGGCTTGGATCGGCTGAAACAGCCGGCGAATTGGCAAGATTTGATATGGACTTGGCGCCCAACGCTACGGCAGGATCGACATTTCTGACCGGCGGCCTAGCAACCTCCCGTGTCGAGGTACCTGATGGATTCCATGCAGGAGATCCTCGCGATCGACCAGCAGGCCCAGCAGCTTGGCGAGGTGGTGAATGATGGCGATACGCATGGGGTTCTGCCGAGATGAGATTTTTCGTCCTGCGCCGTCTGATCAGCCTGATCATCTGCCTGGCTCTGATCGCGGCGGGAGCATGGCTGTTTCGCCCTATCCTTGATGGCGGATGGCCGAGTGGACGCATGGCGCTCATTGCCGCCGGCATGATCGGAATAGGCGTCGCCTGGCTCTGGAGCGATTATATCGAGCGTGGCGACGGCTAGATGTGGAGCCTCAACAGGTTGTCCTCGTCGAGAGCGAGTCTGCTGATTGGGGTTTTGGCCTGGATACCGCCATGTGGTCGATGCCAATTGTAGTGGTGGAGCCAGCGCGGCAGCTCTTCGGTTCGTCGGTCTGAGTGGTCATAGGGCCTGGCATAGGCCCATTCGCGCAGAGCGGTCTGGATGAAGCGCTCGGCCTTGCCGTTGGTCTTGGGCGTGTAGGGCTTGGTCCTGATGTGTCGCAGGCCGAGATCGCGGCAGGCGTCGCGGAAAGCGAAGGCTTTGTAGCATGAGCCGTTGTCGGTCATGACGCGGGTGACGGTGACGCCGAGGCGTTCGTAATAGGCCACCGCCGCCCTGAGGAAGGCGACGGCACTGAGCGCCTTCTCGTCCGGCTTCATCTCGACGAAGGCGAGCCGCGAGGCATCGTCGATGCAGACATGGGCGAACTCCCAGCCGAGGCCTTCGCCGCGCCCGCGCCGGTTGCTCTGGCGGGTTCGGTCCCCGGTGATGCGGTGGCCGACACCGTCGATGCGGCCGAGCTTCTTGATGTCGATGTGGATCAACTCGCCGGGATGGGCGCGCTCGTAACGGCGCACCGGCTCGGCCGGCTCGAGGTCGCGCATCCGGCTCAATCGCGCCCGCCGCAGGATCCGGCTCACCGTCGCCGGCGAGACGCCGACCTGCCGGGCAATGGCCTGACCCCTCAGGCGCTGGCGCCGCAGCGCGATGATCTGCTCAATCTTGTCGTCAGGCGTCGGACGATGCAGACGGTGGGGCCGCGACGAGCGGTCGGCCAGACCCGCTACGCCCCCGGCGGCGAAACGTTCGATCCATTTATGGACGGTCTTCAGGCTGACGCCGACGCAGACCGCGATCTCGGCGGGCCTGCGCCCATCGGCCGCCATCCGCGTAATCCGCTCTCGACCCAGCCGCGTCAGACGGGCATTCTTGTGGATGTTCATCCGGTTCCTCCCCGAGGGATACTGAAGCTTCGCAACCTCAGCTTCCTCGCTCGGGACCGGATGGACAACCTATTGAGAGCTCACAGCTAGAGCAGTTTACGATCCGTTTGGATCGTTCAACAGCCCTAGCTCTTTGTTTTAACGCAGTGTCTTCACGCGAACCGGTCTCCACTTCGCTCGAAAACGCCCTAGGCCCCGCCCTCTCTCAAGACCCGCAGCAGCTGCTCTTCCAGGCTTTCGTCCGGCCGCACTGGGCGTGGCCGCAGCAAGGTTGAGGCGCCAAGGCCCAGGATCGCCTGAGAGCCAAGCATGCTGGCGGGCTCCATGGGGGCTGCGCCCTGCGCGTAGAGGGGGCTGCGTTGGCGGGTCGGCTCGTCGACTGCGTCGAGCTCCCGCTGCGACAGCGCATTCTGCCCCAGCCTTGCCAACGCGCCGCCGCCTGGCGCAGCCGAGCGAAGACCGTCCCCGCCGGCCAGCACATTGTTGAGGGTCCGCAGGCCGTTGCCCTGTCCGCGGTTCGGGGCGACCGTGACGACAAGCGGTCCGCTGCCCGTATCGGCAGGAGGCTCATCGCTCAGGACAG harbors:
- a CDS encoding SAM-dependent methyltransferase; this translates as MQAILHDRVVMSASTSKKKPPFPEISFEDRLKAAVQLIGPHEQPNINALSEIVRNLPGICFSVKNMGYELARSLAAGLPAGKTSARHVGLKSKASTQADLESDWARHWCNELGMRLIFHRKVWELAYAMQAIYENGMMVPGKRGVGFGCGEEALPSYFAAKGVDILVTDLAPDDARASGWANTAQHTKGPDSAFHPHLVDRKTFDEKVRLRYVDMNDIPSDVRDYDFCWSICALEHLGTIENGLNFIERSLDVLKPGGLAIHTTEYNFAHDDLTIDNWGTVLFLRKHFQQVYARLTALGHQCAPLDLSVGNKPMDRFIDVPPYAHQMSAALAEEWNESVAHMKLLVDGFPATCFGIIIRKVGS
- a CDS encoding glycosyl hydrolase family 28-related protein, producing the protein MPDVSIVARGPSSLRMRFRPGLVGPPLAEDDYATQGEAEAGIDTEKVMSPLRTKQSILVNAKSGTWLQNGTGAVARTMDAKLKEFSISVKDFGAVGDGAADDTAAIQRAIDFAQTFSAGGIVYFPRSEPYYRCAGTLNITGHGVTLEFETALTKLVFVNGALDCISVDGTSIGSAGVYNITIRRGLIDHSGKTGGTTIKLYKANNVLLDRVQVNNAYQPYDFNFVNNVMTYFCQANIVESGQFALRFRAPGDGSGRSDVLTIINSVLQCGTTGADGIEWDGAAHTLRIFGSSIIGARDAFVIKNTAASAANFPSFLYAFDLEVDGTTRKVISASSGRQINFTNCDLFCLSSASGPVIDVSPDTGASYTSSWRFDGGRISGGQGVLLSYNAKNLTVVGVTLAGGANAGSGSAPAIAIGAVASDILISGNNIGSYWGTTVNHSYAVTVASGAVRVFADGNNCFGCVTGEMQNNASGSSILLGGGINRLGVATKSFLGTDVIRTTIAGAVQYQIINDATGVSAQAKWTLSTGTANSFRSGSVIDNSGAPYYVVNGGGAITIEYNDVDANIWRSNAAVEKGRLDTLGFKLPTGRAYFVNNIQVVGARDTGWTAMTGTGSKAVLAAAAAGTASAAYTQSDLQSALNRIAALEARLRSLDAALFTHGLIGV
- a CDS encoding tetratricopeptide repeat protein translates to MSTTTTLMALVGLQRSGTNYVSNLIRERFGIDVIAQSGVWKHAFVSECADEMEGKRFLVVTRHPVMWLQSCLLHSPRDLVTRRTEFFKDGLDSPASFADVFSHYYSGWSAVCAAGHGALVSYEATLDSGADYLGGIIGVGAASKCSEHVTSVPMSLAFAPEDVEAYRRLECSLDKSIVLDFWSRLDPALPAELGYDLEKISFVATKSARSVGYQFLQDPSRISEAEFQQLLLETDGRFANDGSILDMLSVEQARRGNQVSAMALGSKAIFAYQTAMDRFGMDSGAHTSQISAIDRLIEQLSARRAQTLQSTVDYFAARIAEGSLTATQDSETSFYLSDCYHRGGNLDKAIEYGRRAIAPASDRSAGTLIVIPWLFHHLGSLLAEAGLHEEAIANFARAAELEPREYRYPLHAAHSQTALGDYDGAIRSARLVLALNADLPDARRLLAGCCHQKASALFNAGDLAKAARSSRLAVENAPEHAGYSYFLGEIEHHLGNDEAAIKAAEVATKCQPAEAWHFHFLGRLQLKVGDHAKAARAFASARELEPENPEHASGVEDAERLARSVAEADAPSSIVALDKAS
- a CDS encoding IS481 family transposase; its protein translation is MNIHKNARLTRLGRERITRMAADGRRPAEIAVCVGVSLKTVHKWIERFAAGGVAGLADRSSRPHRLHRPTPDDKIEQIIALRRQRLRGQAIARQVGVSPATVSRILRRARLSRMRDLEPAEPVRRYERAHPGELIHIDIKKLGRIDGVGHRITGDRTRQSNRRGRGEGLGWEFAHVCIDDASRLAFVEMKPDEKALSAVAFLRAAVAYYERLGVTVTRVMTDNGSCYKAFAFRDACRDLGLRHIRTKPYTPKTNGKAERFIQTALREWAYARPYDHSDRRTEELPRWLHHYNWHRPHGGIQAKTPISRLALDEDNLLRLHI